A stretch of the Bordetella genomosp. 8 genome encodes the following:
- the rpoH gene encoding RNA polymerase sigma factor RpoH codes for MKQQNSSLAVPANALTLAIANPGALGTIDAYISAVNRLPVLTADQESALGRRLRDAGDLDAARELVLSHLRLVVSIARQYLGYGLPHADLIQEGNVGLMKAVKRFDPERGVRLVSFAVHWIKAEIHEYIVRNWRLVKVATTKAQRKLFFNLRSMRPDGKTLDTERVDEIARQLNVRPEDVSEMEVRLSGRDMALEAQDDDDESFAPIAYLSDEGRQEPTRVLERKAHDELQSTGLHDALEALDPRSRHIVQARWLQDDGGATLHELAQEYGISAERVRQIEAAALKKMRGSLQPA; via the coding sequence ATGAAACAACAGAATTCCTCGTTGGCCGTACCCGCCAACGCGCTTACGCTGGCCATCGCCAATCCGGGCGCGCTGGGGACGATCGACGCATATATCTCCGCCGTGAACCGCCTGCCGGTGCTGACGGCGGATCAGGAAAGCGCGCTCGGCCGTCGCCTGCGCGACGCCGGCGATCTGGATGCCGCGCGCGAGCTGGTGCTGTCGCACCTGCGCCTGGTCGTGTCCATCGCGCGCCAGTACCTGGGATACGGTCTGCCGCATGCGGACCTGATCCAGGAAGGCAACGTCGGACTGATGAAGGCCGTCAAGCGTTTCGATCCCGAGCGCGGGGTCCGGCTGGTTTCGTTCGCCGTGCACTGGATCAAGGCGGAAATCCATGAGTACATCGTGCGCAACTGGCGCCTGGTGAAGGTCGCCACCACCAAGGCGCAGCGCAAGCTGTTCTTCAATCTGCGCAGCATGCGTCCGGACGGCAAGACGCTGGATACGGAGCGGGTGGACGAAATCGCCCGCCAGCTCAACGTCCGGCCGGAAGACGTCAGCGAGATGGAAGTCCGCCTGTCCGGCCGCGACATGGCCCTGGAAGCCCAGGACGACGACGATGAAAGCTTCGCGCCCATCGCCTACCTGTCCGACGAAGGCCGCCAGGAACCGACGCGCGTGCTGGAGCGCAAGGCTCACGACGAGCTTCAGAGCACGGGCCTGCATGACGCGCTGGAAGCACTGGACCCCCGCTCCCGCCACATCGTGCAGGCGCGCTGGCTGCAGGATGACGGTGGCGCCACGCTGCACGAGCTGGCGCAGGAATACGGCATCTCCGCCGAGCGTGTCCGCCAGATCGAGGCCGCCGCGCTGAAGAAGATGCGCGGCAGCCTGCAGCCGGCCTGA
- a CDS encoding S-(hydroxymethyl)glutathione dehydrogenase/class III alcohol dehydrogenase: MKTKAAIAWKAGAPLTIEDVDLEGPKAGEVLVEIKATGICHTDYYTLSGADPEGLFPAILGHEGAGVVLETGPGVTSLKAGDHVIPLYTPECRQCKFCLSRKTNLCQAIRATQGKGLMPDGTSRFSLGGKSIHHYMGTSTFANHIVVPEIALAKIRDDAPFDKVCYIGCGVTTGVGAVVYTAKVEAGANVVVFGLGGIGLNVIQGAKMVGADKIIGVDLNPRREALARKFGMTHFVNPSEVENVVDHLIQLTDGGADYSFECVGNTKLMRQALECCHKGWGKSIIIGVAAAGEEIATRPFQLVTGREWKGSAFGGARGRTDVPKIVDWYMEGKLNIDDLITHTLPLDKINDGFDLMKRGESIRSVVLY, translated from the coding sequence ATGAAGACCAAAGCCGCCATCGCCTGGAAAGCCGGCGCCCCCCTGACCATCGAGGACGTCGACCTGGAAGGCCCCAAGGCGGGCGAGGTTCTGGTCGAGATCAAGGCCACGGGCATCTGCCATACCGATTACTACACCCTGTCCGGCGCCGATCCGGAAGGCCTGTTCCCCGCCATTCTCGGCCACGAGGGCGCGGGCGTGGTGCTGGAAACCGGCCCTGGCGTGACCAGCCTGAAGGCGGGCGACCACGTGATTCCCCTGTACACGCCGGAATGCCGGCAGTGCAAGTTCTGCCTGTCCCGCAAGACCAATCTGTGCCAGGCCATCCGGGCCACCCAGGGCAAGGGCCTGATGCCGGACGGCACGTCGCGCTTTTCGCTGGGCGGCAAGTCCATCCATCACTATATGGGCACGTCGACCTTCGCCAACCACATCGTGGTGCCGGAGATCGCGCTCGCCAAGATCCGTGACGACGCACCCTTCGACAAGGTCTGCTATATCGGCTGCGGCGTCACCACCGGCGTGGGCGCCGTGGTCTACACCGCCAAGGTGGAAGCCGGCGCGAACGTCGTGGTCTTCGGCCTGGGCGGGATCGGCCTGAACGTCATCCAGGGCGCGAAGATGGTGGGCGCGGACAAGATCATCGGTGTCGACCTCAACCCCCGCCGCGAAGCGCTGGCGCGCAAGTTCGGCATGACGCACTTCGTCAACCCGTCCGAAGTCGAAAACGTCGTCGATCACCTGATCCAGCTGACCGACGGTGGCGCCGACTATTCCTTCGAGTGCGTGGGCAACACCAAGCTGATGCGCCAGGCGCTGGAGTGCTGCCACAAGGGTTGGGGCAAATCCATCATCATCGGCGTCGCGGCGGCGGGCGAGGAAATCGCCACCCGGCCGTTCCAGCTGGTCACGGGCCGCGAATGGAAGGGCTCCGCCTTCGGCGGTGCCCGCGGCCGCACCGACGTGCCCAAGATCGTCGACTGGTACATGGAAGGCAAGCTCAATATCGACGACCTGATCACCCATACCCTGCCGCTGGACAAGATCAACGACGGCTTCGACCTGATGAAGCGCGGCGAGTCCATCCGCTCCGTGGTGCTCTACTGA
- the fghA gene encoding S-formylglutathione hydrolase has protein sequence MAELELLTQQRCFDGWQRVYRHASTAIGLPMRFSVYAPPQAERGPVPALFFLAGLECNEETFMVKAGAQRWAARHGVMLIAPDTSPRGAGVPGEDQDWDLGTGAGFYLDATQAPWRERYRMESYVTQELYGLATGQLGAAPGRIGIFGHSMGGHGALVLALRHPGLFRSVSAFAPIAAPSRCPWGEKAFSNYLGTDKSEWARHDATALMATLRTPYPGGILVDQGLADRFLAQQLYPEAFEAACVQAAQPLRLRRHEHYDHGYYFIQSFMEDHIRFHAEQFELSAEGA, from the coding sequence ATGGCCGAACTCGAGCTCCTGACCCAGCAGCGCTGTTTCGACGGCTGGCAGCGCGTCTACCGGCACGCGTCCACCGCCATCGGCCTGCCGATGCGCTTTTCCGTCTACGCGCCGCCGCAGGCGGAACGCGGTCCGGTGCCCGCCCTGTTCTTCCTGGCCGGGCTGGAGTGCAACGAAGAAACCTTCATGGTCAAGGCGGGCGCCCAGCGCTGGGCCGCGCGGCACGGCGTCATGCTGATCGCGCCGGACACCAGCCCGCGCGGCGCCGGCGTGCCTGGCGAAGACCAGGATTGGGACCTGGGCACCGGCGCGGGCTTCTACCTGGACGCCACCCAGGCGCCCTGGCGCGAACGCTATCGGATGGAAAGCTACGTTACCCAGGAGCTTTATGGCCTGGCGACCGGGCAGCTCGGCGCGGCGCCCGGGCGCATCGGGATCTTCGGCCACTCCATGGGCGGCCATGGGGCGCTGGTGCTGGCCTTGCGCCATCCCGGCTTGTTCCGCTCGGTGTCGGCCTTCGCTCCCATCGCCGCGCCCAGCCGCTGTCCGTGGGGCGAGAAGGCGTTCTCCAATTATCTGGGGACAGATAAATCGGAATGGGCCCGCCACGACGCGACGGCGCTCATGGCGACGCTGCGCACGCCTTATCCCGGCGGCATCCTGGTCGACCAGGGCCTGGCCGACCGCTTCCTGGCGCAGCAGCTGTATCCGGAGGCCTTCGAAGCGGCTTGCGTCCAGGCTGCCCAGCCGCTGCGGCTGCGCCGCCACGAGCACTACGACCACGGGTATTACTTCATCCAGAGCTTCATGGAAGACCACATCCGCTTCCATGCCGAGCAATTCGAGCTATCGGCCGAAGGGGCTTGA